Proteins from one Naumovozyma castellii chromosome 3, complete genome genomic window:
- the RPL24B gene encoding 60S ribosomal protein eL24 (ancestral locus Anc_4.84), producing the protein MKVEIDSFSGNKIYPGRGTLFIRGDSKIFRFQNSKSASLFHQRKNPRRVAWTVLYRRHHKKGITEEVSKKRTRKAVKAQRPIVGASLDLIKERRSVKPEVRKASREEKKKADKEKKKTEKAARKAEKAKLAAAGGSKVSKQQAKGAFQKVAATSR; encoded by the coding sequence ATGAAGGTTGAAATCGATTCCTTTTCCGGTAACAAGATCTACCCAGGTAGAGGTACTTTGTTCATCCGTGGTGACTCTAAGATCTTCAGATTCCAAAATTCTAAGTCTGCTTCTTTGTTCCACCAAAGAAAGAACCCAAGAAGAGTTGCTTGGACTGTCTTATACAGAAGACACCATAAGAAGGGTATCACTGAAGAAGTTTCCAAGAAGAGAACTAGAAAGGCTGTCAAGGCTCAAAGACCAATTGTCGGTGCCTCTTTAGATTTGATCAAGGAAAGAAGATCTGTTAAGCCAGAAGTTAGAAAGGCTTCcagagaagaaaagaagaaggctgacaaggaaaagaagaagactGAAAAGGCTGCTAGAAAGGCTGAAAAGGCTAAGTTAGCTGCTGCCGGTGGTTCCAAGGTCTCCAAGCAACAAGCTAAGGGTGCCTTCCAAAAGGTTGCTGCTACCTCCCGTTAa
- the NAT2 gene encoding Nat2p (ancestral locus Anc_4.82), whose product MFSTRLGILRSSPTSILIRNTVKSNLRAQARNFATQQKNVPKKSGIKALMSKYGSTALVVYLGITLIDLPLCFLLVHSLGKDTIQEYKDKVKKMIGWNAKDEIDIAIDEEKENEKVKLSKTSSSWEKFKKSPLLTEFLIAYGIHKSLIIVRIPLTAAITPYTVRLLKGWGFNIGKGNKMLSTIGENAKMRFKTKNPNDFIKPDPTNASQIRKITDTKGHKWFNGLM is encoded by the coding sequence ATGTTTTCCACTAGACTAGGAATATTACGTTCTTCTCCCACATCAATATTAATAAGAAACACAGTTAAGTCGAATCTAAGGGCACAGGCACGAAATTTTGCAACTCAACAGAAGAATGTACCCAAGAAGAGCGGCATTAAGGCATTGATGTCTAAATATGGGTCTACTGCTTTGGTGGTGTATCTCGGAATTACTTTGATAGATTTACCACTCTGTTTCCTCTTGGTTCATTCCTTGGGAAAAGACACTATTCAAGAATATAAGGAtaaagtgaaaaaaatgattgGTTGGAACGCCAAAGACGAGATTGATATAGCCATCGAtgaagagaaggaaaatgagAAAGTGAAGTTATCGAAAACATCATCGAGTTGggaaaaatttaagaaaagtCCCTTATTGACTGAATTTTTAATTGCATACGGAATTCATAAGAGTTTAATCATTGTTAGAATTCCATTAACTGCTGCAATTACACCATACACGGTTAGATTACTAAAAGGTTGGGGATTCAATATTGGGAAGGGTAATAAGATGCTTTCAACTATTGGAGAAAATGCAAAGATGAGATTCAAGACGAAGAATCCAAATGATTTTATAAAACCTGATCCAACAAATGCTAGTCAAATTCGTAAGATTACAGATACAAAGGGACATAAATGGTTCAATGGACTCATGTAA
- the NCAS0C05590 gene encoding uncharacterized protein (ancestral locus Anc_4.78), translated as MGIKKFFKLKPPEEETVEQNRETLNELGYTTKNTNRKRKAKFSAYGNFARDKNQDKVYAPPGYEPQFNEPEQGQDDLNKADIDAVEPEEDLNATANTDPYGSSSSDPYAARTDPNSYSSYDPYAQFNKSTRTQQPTRNGYQNVNSFNSSNRAANPYENGYSSYNASSSRTSMNKLSSGGDRRDPYSAPPDPYSADLNAAREDPYGSGRTRSPIKKASPQKRMDPYAAVTDDSASMNLNLAKNELYGNSATYGSSNDASSMNLNATRNGNPAAAGGANSYKPVRHRSQLSAASQKRNPYENIQSANSTPLSSSPYAYSSNSSTPAPVSGSNPYATLGADQYTVGNAMNKLSPRQQQRLNPYDASNSTPNIPRGSDLATPSPSPAFNSDLNVAELDNDDKSTMRAEFEFEQTYDPAQNNETIAGDDDGIDLNATLSETPADKNDYNWQQQQLLQEEEEQYQSYGDGYGNQYGDGQSRGYKTFEEIENEEKQKQQQEEEEEVDEIKQQIKFTKQSSVASTKNTLKMAQDAEMAGMNTLGMLGHQSEKLNNVERNLDLMKVQNVVADDKVKELKKLNRSLLAVHVSNPFNSKRRARDREEQLKNRKMEEKLMFEETNRQLYSSTQRIEGALTGDTSLNHGSEIRERYQRQNILEKSKRYQFENDEEDDEMEMEIDRNLEKIHQISGRLKKLAISTGEELESQQKRIGRIEEDTDNLDIKIHMNTQRLAGIR; from the coding sequence ATGGGTATTaagaaattcttcaaattaaAGCCACCTGAAGAGGAAACCGTGGAACAAAATAGGGAAACTTTAAATGAACTAGGTTATACAACCAAGAACACAAATAGGAAACGGAAAGCTAAATTTTCGGCATATGGGAACTTCGCAAGAGATAAGAATCAAGATAAAGTATATGCTCCACCAGGATACGAACCACAGTTTAATGAACCTGAACAAGGGCAGGATGATCTAAATAAGGCTGATATCGATGCTGTAGAGCCCGAGGAGGATTTAAATGCTACTGCGAACACTGACCCATATggttcttcatcttctgaTCCATACGCTGCAAGAACTGATCCAAACTCCTACTCTTCATATGATCCATACGCACAGTTTAACAAGAGCACGAGAACACAACAACCTACAAGGAATGGTTATCAGAACGTGAATAGTTTCAATAGTTCAAACAGAGCTGCAAATCCTTATGAAAATGGCTATTCAAGTTATAATGCATCATCAAGTAGAActtcaatgaataaattaagCAGTGGTGGTGATAGGCGAGACCCGTACTCAGCACCACCTGATCCTTATTCTGCAGATTTGAATGCTGCGAGAGAAGATCCATATGGCAGTGGTAGAACAAGGTCACCCATAAAAAAGGCATCGCCACAGAAAAGAATGGATCCATATGCTGCAGTTACCGATGATTCGGCTTCAATGAACTTGAACCTTGCCAAGAATGAACTGTATGGTAACAGTGCTACGTATGGAAGTTCCAATGATGCTTCTTCCATGAATCTGAATGCAACAAGGAATGGGAATCCCGCTGCTGCTGGAGGAGCAAATAGCTACAAACCGGTTAGACATAGAAGTCAACTATCAGCAGCATCTCAAAAACGTAACCCAtatgaaaatattcagtCTGCTAATTCAACACCATTGTCAAGTTCTCCTTATGCATATTCATCCAATTCCTCCACTCCTGCACCTGTATCGGGAAGCAATCCATATGCCACATTGGGAGCTGATCAATACACTGTGGGAAATGCTATGAATAAACTATCACCTAGACAACAACAACGTTTAAATCCATATGATGCATCTAACAGTACTCCTAATATACCGAGAGGATCTGATTTAGCAACACCTTCACCTTCTCCCGCTTTCAATTCCGACTTGAACGTTGCAGAAttggataatgatgataaatcAACAATGAGGGCAGAATTCGAATTCGAACAAACTTACGACCCAGcacaaaataatgaaactaTCGCCGgcgatgatgatggtatCGATTTGAACGCAACTTTATCTGAGACTCCAGCTGATAAAAATGATTATAATtggcaacaacaacaactattacaagaagaagaagaacaatatCAATCGTACGGTGATGGATATGGTAACCAATATGGCGATGGTCAGTCCAGAGGTTATAAgacttttgaagaaattgaaaacgaggagaaacaaaaacaacagcaagaggaggaagaagaagtggatgaaattaaacaacaaattaaGTTCACTAAACAAAGTTCTGTGGCTTCCACTAAGAATACATTAAAAATGGCACAAGATGCGGAAATGGCTGGGATGAATACATTAGGTATGCTAGGTCATCAAAGTGAAAAGTTGAATAATGTTGAAAGAAATCTAGATCTAATGAAAGTACAGAATGTGGTGGCTGATGACAAAGTtaaggaattgaaaaaattgaatagaAGTTTGTTAGCTGTTCATGTAAGTAACCcattcaattccaaaagaaGAGCCCGTGATCGTGAAGAGCAATTAAAGAATCGTAAGATGGAAGAGAAATTAATGTTTGAAGAAACGAACAGGCAGTTATATAGCTCTACGCAAAGGATTGAAGGCGCACTAACAGGAGACACATCTTTGAATCATGGATCAGAAATTCGTGAAAGATATCAAagacaaaatattcttgaaaaatccAAGAGgtatcaatttgaaaatgatgaggaagatgatgaaatggaaatggAAATCGATAGAAACTTAGAAaagattcatcaaattAGTGgaagattaaagaaactGGCCATCTCCACAGgggaagaattagaatcTCAACAAAAACGTATTGggagaattgaagaagatacTGATAACTTGGATATTAAGATTCATATGAACACTCAAAGATTAGCAGGTATCaggtaa
- the NCAS0C05600 gene encoding Ty3/Gypsy family RNase HI domain-containing protein: MPDDRKGLIKFIGFVNYLRNFIPNASSLLAPFYEVTNTDKSTVKQQFSKNYRINRSKLSSTLLSNFQKIKQLITDSLKLKLFDPQVPTFIYTDANQTGGASMVCQPKTINGKVYLYPIAFYSIRFTPTQQRYSTVERELFAVLHTLEKARLILSPQITIFTDNTGIVSIGRSERNTHPRFTKYLDILNGYRLTWKHIPGPTNVVADYLSRFGLSNQPYLQLSDIDKVATEIELEDIHLKAVNTEHNIPSNTQPPDRLSESTPTNTESNEANEPSPNTEQSNEVTDPTPSTIPNDTLVQTEDDNIIIDSPINLTWTEILLIKELFTTSGTIPQKFSKVIIYFTLINNILYYFRDNQLYHIINDAEYLDRATTLHQLFHASHRVLQQMMITDHLWPPNGQLLTLDVTKTCRHCEVHQRFVSSHPTFHHQSTSFQPLAPGLCWSVTQR, encoded by the coding sequence ATGCCAGATGATCGTAAAGGACTTATTAAGTTTATAGGTTTCGTTAATTACTTACGGAATTTTATTCCAAATGCTTCATCTTTACTTGCTCCATTTTATGAGGTTACTAATACTGATAAATCAACGGTAAAGCAACAATTCTCCAAAAACTATCGAATAAATAGATCCAAACTCTCTTCCACCCTTTTGTCGAACTTCCAAAAGATAAAACAACTGATCACGGActcattgaaattaaaactCTTTGATCCACAAGTTCCTACTTTTATCTATACGGATGCCAACCAAACTGGAGGTGCATCTATGGTGTGTCAACCTAAAACTATTAACGGAAAAGTCTATCTGTATCCAATTGCGTTTTACTCCATCAGATTTACACCAACCCAACAACGCTATTCGACTGTGGAACGTGAATTATTCGCTGTTCTACATACTTTGGAAAAGGCACGATTAATTCTTTCACCCCAAATTACGATTTTTACGGACAATACTGGAATAGTTAGTATTGGCCGTTCTGAACGAAATACCCATCCAAGATTTactaaatatttggatatcTTAAATGGTTACCGTTTGACGTGGAAACACATACCAGGCCCTACGAACGTCGTTGCAGACTACCTTAGCCGGTTTGGTCTCTCAAACCAACCATATCTCCAGCTGTCTGACATTGATAAAGTAGCAACCGAGATTGAATTAGAAGATATTCACCTTAAAGCTGTCAATACGGAACATAACATTCCTTCAAATACACAGCCTCCGGATAGACTATCTGAATCAACTCCTACTAATACTGAATCAAATGAAGCAAATGAACCATCTCCTAATACTGAACAATCTAATGAAGTAACTGATCCAACTCCATCTACAATTCCCAATGATACCTTAGTCCAAACTGAAGACgacaatattattattgattcaCCCATTAATCTTACTTGGactgaaatattattgattaaagaattatttacCACATCGGGTACTATACCTCAAAAATTTAGTAAAGTGatcatttattttactttgattaataatatccttTACTATTTTCGTGATAATCAACTGTATCATATCATTAATGACGCAGAGTACCTCGATCGTGCTACCACCCTTCATCAACTATTCCACGCCAGTCATCGGGTTCTTCAACAAATGATGATTACCGATCACCTCTGGCCTCCTAACGGTCAATTGCTGACATTAGACGTTACCAAAACGTGCCGTCATTGTGAAGTGCATCAACGTTTTGTTTCCAGTCACCCTACCTTCCATCATCAAAGTACCAGTTTTCAGCCGTTGGCACCTGGACTTTGCTGGTCCGTTACCCAAAGATGA
- the TRM732 gene encoding tRNA methylation protein TRM732: protein MTTEMTNTFTEVIETKTKFLLTYNPSKITNENQTEILQEFIDCIETLLGLLQDKNDQLTDSSRLLLTDALSICMLRSTQVIKSKKIDSETYLRKIETIFDEDKSSFILQYILDYWIDGGSSLTNALTDLFNKFLVILNTVFKNDQSNKFLSEWLIKIMDISSSIPIRSQYQLINALAPKMNLFFIISRKPDFIDHSLSLISSASLNNLVGKCLAHFLINIFEQHFHKDPALFDEWLSIWRMPMLKYLEDEEYTESITLHLLTPIFKHFTKEEYTKFVSCQEISTNPRLLLSLLRTGQKSGVISEALGLIDGFNFTVADQLFKDYDLKLQVFEVVTFSNAKSKDIDFNTLNLVFSNLRVFFFDERTEVRTHFLISLRRFLLRLRDSTLGLIRGLNKMNVLEQADSRQRERFSIYLQTMEGLVHSLVNEIEPLSAYSNKQLALDIYIFLTKLGFDSDVPLKYIDTHNRDLLPFSVSLYKDPLVIRYWTNILIGSFPDLREKASYLLKVQFETHQDIALHLRDVMDFTSMSRKAERELANYQRCEYWASFSSFIFTVEERRLDLLKSYQDNLLNEIKSCTEDYSRNLGNKLGGYFATITKMLTNFPENFDPSYRDECVQLGIIYNRDCWSFLKEIVCHDASESLLPTKYLDAEVSDQYIISYAFKAVKESSAMLNVLLSSFDISNSQLDIIGKFLIEQLTTLKHSGAFQAVLPTFRSWCIKCRKDNPIKLDTYLEEIIDSIQERKKHITRRSGGLPFLITIILGTETDKGRPQLKITFGKLKSIALLPITEHQDKLDLPQVNAINCIRAIFIESKLADVCLPYIEQAAELALKFFTSPIWAMRNCSIMLFTSLQNRMFGKSDKKMNARLFFTKYPGLRGILLETFKVSMDETLQEDGIEGTKVEIVFLVLNILLRLEPTAGYTGLDVFMEYVVACLSNKNWKIRDIAARSLSSMTVNAFEQMEKLCMGITLSNQNKLHGCLLGMYYFITENIELQSQQDHCKHFLSILLDRLPEIVADTKDFVINNKCYVTVKAYLELVHEFLKHINNAEATKYLKLREVLNYYFTKENKLFTLDGSKQLCLAKVFELLLIYEVEDNIVGTYLSGLNSRFYEVQRIALEYLLTKAEPTVLKDTLVDAITKIFNNHDMLPVLKTLSFKFLSTYHRNLPQKKILECISGKSNTDLKLVAIEALGVSCDPSLFRNSVWETIRVYSKDDTPIDFRFAYLRCITVQYLKQKSPGLMLEIFRMTYDDDCDIRMFASNFIQKNLYNRTDLDSNIDPFFTAQDFTQYFTKEFHDSVTEELLLNMLKEFLMSYNLLEWDVEAPNELFEVEKDNQYRNDGMFYGKCVTILGAINAERSTKKVHLQRIIKEFELAFNNKIDEAKRLTEFYQNSNVISRVKVYWLMLNLNEKL from the coding sequence ATGACCACTGAAATGACAAATACATTTACAGAGGTTATAGAAACGAAAACCAAGTTTCTATTGACCTATAACCCTTCGAAAATTACCAATGAGAATCAAACGGAAATATTACAAGAGTTCATAGATTGCATTGAAACTTTACTTGGGTTACTGCAAGACAAGAACGACCAATTAACTGACTCATCAAGATTGTTACTTACTGATGCTCTTTCCATATGCATGTTAAGATCAACTCAAGTGATTAaaagtaaaaaaattgacTCTGAAACTTATTtgagaaaaattgaaaccaTCTTCGATGAAGATAAATCGTCCTTCATATTGCAATACATTTTGGACTATTGGATTGATGGTGGTTCTTCTTTAACTAATGCCCTTACagatcttttcaataagttTCTAGTCATCTTGAATAcagttttcaaaaatgatcaatcaaataaatttctatCCGAATGGTTGATTAAAATCATGGATATATCATCCTCAATACCAATTCGTTCTCAATACCAACTAATCAATGCTCTCGCACCAAAAATGaatctttttttcatcatatcGAGAAAACCAGATTTCATTGATCATTCTTTATCTCTAATATCATCCGCATCTTTAAACAATTTAGTTGGTAAATGTTTAGCACATTTTTtgattaatatttttgaacaGCACTTTCATAAAGACCCGGCATTGTTTGATGAGTGGCTGAGTATATGGAGAATGCCGATGCTTAAATatttagaagatgaagaatatacAGAATCAATAACTTTACATTTATTGACTCCAATTTTCAAACATTTTACCAAGGAAGAGTATACTAAGTTTGTCTCATGTCAGGAAATCTCCACAAATCCAcgtttattattatcactGTTAAGAACAGGTCAAAAGTCTGGTGTCATATCCGAAGCTCTTGGATTAATCGATGGCTTCAATTTTACAGTCGCTGATCaacttttcaaagattACGATTTGAAGTTGCAAGTCTTCGAAGTAGttacattttcaaatgCAAAATCAAAGGATATAGACTTTAATACTTTGAACTTAGTCTTTTCTAATTTGAGAgtgtttttttttgatgAACGAACTGAGGTAAGAACACATTTTCTTATCTCATTAAGACGATTCCTTTTGAGATTGAGAGATTCAACACTTGGTCTTATTAGAGGTCTTAATAAGATGAACGTTTTAGAGCAAGCAGACTCAAGACAACGTGAACGTTTTTCCATATATTTGCAAACTATGGAAGGTTTAGTCCATAGTCTAgtaaatgaaattgaaccACTATCGGcttattcaaataaacaGTTAGCTTTGgatatttatatatttttaacaAAGTTGGGGTTTGATAGCGATGTTCCTTTAAAGTACATTGACACACACAATAGAGATCTTCTTCCCTTTTCAGTTTCTCTGTACAAGGACCCACTTGTCATAAGATACTGGACCAATATATTAATTGGAAGTTTCCCAGATCTTCGTGAAAAAGCCTCATATCTTTTGAAAGTACAGTTTGAAACCCACCAGGACATAGCCCTACATCTTCGTGATGTGATGGATTTTACTTCTATGTCACGCAAAGCTGAAAGGGAACTGGCTAACTACCAACGTTGTGAATACTGGGCCTCCTTCTcatctttcatttttacAGTTGAAGAGAGGAGACTCGATCTATTGAAGTCGTACCAAGATAATCTTCTGAACGAAATTAAAAGCTGTACCGAAGATTATAGCCGTAATTTAGGGAATAAACTAGGTGGCTATTTTGCAACCATTACAAAGATGCTAACTAATTTTCCTGAAAACTTCGACCCCTCTTATCGAGACGAATGTGTTCAACTTGgtattatatataatagAGATTGTTGGAGCTTCCTTAAGGAAATTGTTTGTCACGATGCTTCTGAAAGTTTATTACCAACGAAATATCTTGATGCAGAAGTATCTGATCAATATATTATCAGTTACGCATTTAAAGCTGTCAAGGAATCTTCTGCAATGTTAAACGTGCTTTTGTCATCCTTTGATATCTCCAATTCACAATTGGATATAATTGGGAAATTCTTAATTGAGCAGTTAACTACTCTTAAGCATAGCGGGGCGTTCCAAGCAGTGTTACCAACATTTAGATCATGGTGTATTAAATGTCGTAAAGATAATCCCATAAAGCTAGACACATATTTGGAGGAGATTATCGATTCAATACAAGAGAGGAAGAAACATATAACAAGAAGGTCTGGTGGGTTACCTTTCCTCATTACAATAATTTTGGGTACCGAAACAGATAAAGGAAGACCACAATTGAAGATCACGTTTGGGAAGTTGAAGTCAATTGCCCTGTTACCAATAACAGAACATCAGGATAAATTAGACCTTCCCCAAGTTAACGCAATAAACTGTATCCGTGCCATCTTTATCGAGTCCAAACTTGCAGATGTATGTCTACCATATATAGAACAAGCAGCAGAGTTAGCTCTAAAGTTCTTTACATCGCCTATTTGGGCTATGAGAAATTGTTCTATTATGTTATTTACTTCTTTGCAAAATAGGATGTTTGGTAAAAGTGATAAGAAAATGAATGCCCGTCTTTTTTTCACTAAATACCCAGGGTTGAGAGGAATTCTACTGGAAACTTTTAAAGTATCGATGGACGAAACCTTACAGGAGGATGGTATTGAAGGAACTAAAGTTGAAATTGTCTTTTTAGTCcttaatatattattgaGGTTAGAACCAACTGCTGGTTACACAGGCCTAGATGTGTTTATGGAATATGTGGTTGCCTGTTTAAGTAAcaaaaattggaaaatcaGGGACATTGCTGCTAGATCCCTTTCGTCAATGACCGTCAATGCTTTCGAACAAATGGAAAAACTGTGCATGGGTATCACTTTGTCCAACCAGAATAAGTTACATGGATGCTTACTGGGGAtgtattattttattacaGAAAATATAGAATTACAATCTCAACAAGATCATTGTAAGCATTTCCTAAGTATTTTATTGGATCGTTTACCTGAAATAGTTGCTGATACAAAAGATTTTGTGATAAATAACAAGTGCTATGTGACTGTAAAAGCATATCTTGAGTTGGTTCATGAGTTTTTAAAACATATTAACAATGCGGAAGCAACTAAGTACCTTAAGCTCAGGGAAGTATTAAATTACTACTttacaaaagaaaacaaacTTTTTACATTAGATGGAAGTAAACAATTATGTTTAGCAAAAGTTTTTGAACTCCTTTTAATTTATGAAGTGGAAGATAATATTGTTGGCACTTATCTATCTGGCTTGAATTCACGTTTTTATGAAGTCCAAAGAATTGCTCTAGAATACCTTTTAACGAAGGCAGAACCAACAGTTCTTAAAGATACACTTGTTGATGCTATAAcgaaaatatttaataatcACGATATGTTACCTGTCCTCAAAACCTTATCGTTTAAATTCCTATCTACTTACCATAGAAATTTACCTCAAAAAAAGATATTGGAATGTATTTCCGGAAAATCTAATACAGACTTGAAATTAGTTGCAATTGAAGCACTGGGGGTATCATGTGATCCATCCTTATTTAGGAACTCCGTATGGGAAACTATTAGAGTATATTCGAAAGATGACACTCCTATTGATTTTAGGTTTGCATACCTGAGATGTATTACTGTGCAATATTTGAAGCAAAAATCACCAGGATTAATGCTGGAGATTTTTAGAATGACTTACGATGATGATTGCGACATTAGAATGTTTGCAAGCAATTTCATTCAGAAGAACTTGTACAATAGGACAGACTTGGATAGTAATATTGATCCATTTTTCACAGCGCAAGATTTTACTCAGTACTTTACTAAAGAGTTTCATGATTCTGTTACGGAAGAATTACTATTAAACATGTTGAAAGAGTTTCTGATGTCGTATAATCTGTTAGAGTGGGATGTGGAAGCCcctaatgaattatttgaagtCGAAAAAGACAATCAATATAGAAATGACGGTATGTTTTACGGAAAGTGCGTTACAATCCTAGGTGCTATCAATGCTGAACGGAGTACAAAGAAAGTTCATCTACAACGTATTATAAAAGAGTTTGAGTTGGCATTCAATAACAAAATTGACGAAGCAAAAAGATTGACAGAGTTCTATCAGAATTCTAATGTGATTTCAAGAGTGAAAGTATACTGGCTAATGCTTAATTTAAACGAAAAGCTTTAA
- the CYS4 gene encoding cystathionine beta-synthase CYS4 (ancestral locus Anc_4.69): MSIDTRTNVIDLVGNTPLIALKKLPKALGIKPQVFAKLELYNPGGSIKDRIAKSMIEEAEARGEISPERTTLIEPTSGNTGIGLALIGAIKGYRTIITLPEKMSNEKVSVLKALGAEIIRTPTEAAWDSPESHIGVALRLEKEIPGAVILDQYNNPMNPDAHYKGTGKEIKLQLEHLHKFDKLNAVVAGAGTGGTISGIAKYIKEQDPKIQIVGADPVGSILALPAKLNDTDVTSYKVEGIGYDFVPKVLDRSLIDVWYKTEDKPSFKYARQLISNEGVLVGGSSGSAFTALVRYCEDHPELTEDDVIVVIFPDSVRSYLTKFVDDEWLKKNDLWDDEILTRFNNVKKTTNTSTAADIFKGATVKDLHLKPVVSVEDTAKVADVIKILRDNAFDQVPVLMSNGHLSGLVTLSQLLKKLSNGTVTKDSLIKGTYLDFKKLNNFDEVSSYNENKTGKKKFVQFNENSKLADLNSFFERNSSAVITDGLNPVHIVTKMDLLSYLA; this comes from the coding sequence ATGTCTATCGACACAAGAACTAACGTCATCGATTTGGTCGGTAACACACCATTAATCGCCCTAAAGAAGCTACCAAAGGCCCTAGGTATCAAACCACAGGTTTTCGCCAAGTTGGAACTGTACAACCCAGGTGGATCCATCAAGGACCGTATCGCTAAGTCTATGATTGAAGAAGCAGAAGCTCGTGGTGAAATTTCACCAGAAAGAACTACTCTAATTGAACCTACTTCAGGTAACACAGGTATTGGTCTCGCCTTAATCGGTGCTATTAAGGGTTACAGAACCATTATCACTTTACCTGAAAAGATGTCTAATGAAAAGGTCTCCGTCTTGAAAGCACTAGGTGCCGAAATTATTAGAACTCCAACGGAAGCCGCTTGGGATTCACCTGAATCTCATATCGGTGTTGCATTGAGATTGGAGAAAGAGATCCCAGGTGCTGTCATCTTGGATCAATATAATAATCCAATGAACCCAGATGCTCATTACAAGGGTACCGGTAAGGAAATTAAATTGCAATTGGAACATTTACATAAATTCGATAAATTGAACGCCGTCGTGGCTGGTGCCGGGACTGGGGGGACCATTTCTGGTATTGCTAAGTACATTAAGGAACAAGATCCAAAGATCCAAATTGTCGGTGCTGATCCTGTCGGGTCCATCTTAGCTTTACCTGCTAAATTGAACGATACTGATGTCACTTCTTATAAAGTGGAAGGTATTGGTTACGATTTCGTTCCTAAAGTTTTGGATAGATCTTTGATCGATGTTTGGTATAAGACTGAAGATAAaccttctttcaaatatgcTCGTCAATTGATCTCTAATGAAGGTGTTCTTGTCGGTGGGTCATCCGGTAGTGCATTCACCGCATTGGTTAGATATTGTGAAGATCATCCAGAATTAACTGAAGATGACGTTATCGTGGTCATTTTCCCAGATTCTGTTAGATCTTACTTGACTAAATTCgttgatgatgaatggttaaagaagaatgatCTATgggatgatgaaattttgacTCGTTTCAATAACGTCAAGAAAACTACTAATACTTCAACCGCAGCAGATATCTTTAAGGGTGCCACTGTTAAGGACTTACATTTGAAACCTGTTGTGTCCGTCGAAGATACCGCTAAGGTTGCCGATGTCATTAAGATACTAAGAGATAATGCCTTCGATCAAGTTCCTGTTCTAATGTCTAATGGTCATCTTTCTGGGTTAGTCACTTTGTCTCAATtgttaaagaaattatcaaaCGGTACTGTCACAAAGGATAGTCTAATCAAGGGTACATATCttgatttcaagaaattgaacaacTTCGATGAAGTTTCTTCAtacaatgaaaataaaactggtaagaagaaattcgttcaatttaatgaaaattccAAACTGGCTGATCTAAACAGTTTCTTCGAAAGAAACTCTTCCGCAGTCATAACTGATGGTCTAAACCCAGTCCACATTGTTACAAAGATGGATTTACTAAGTTATCTAGCCTAG